Proteins from one Brevibacillus humidisoli genomic window:
- a CDS encoding YnfA family protein: MVIAITLFLLAGLAEIGGGYLIWLWLREAKPFWYGIVGSVVLIGYGIIPTLQSFPLFGRVYAAYGGVFVVLAVLWGWGIDKKTPDIYDWLGVLLCLGGVSVMLWGPRQ, encoded by the coding sequence ATTGTGATCGCTATTACCTTATTTTTGCTCGCCGGCCTTGCGGAGATCGGTGGGGGATACCTGATCTGGCTGTGGTTAAGAGAGGCCAAGCCTTTCTGGTATGGAATCGTCGGCAGCGTCGTGTTGATAGGATACGGGATCATCCCCACTTTGCAGAGCTTTCCGTTATTTGGGAGGGTCTACGCAGCTTATGGCGGCGTGTTCGTGGTTCTTGCCGTTTTATGGGGATGGGGGATAGACAAGAAAACCCCTGATATCTATGACTGGCTGGGAGTGCTTCTCTGTTTAGGCGGTGTATCCGTGATGCTTTGGGGGCCTCGCCAGTGA
- a CDS encoding RelA/SpoT family protein: MTTGIDEVIKKAATYLSEADVQLLERAYRFAEKAHEGQLRKSGVPYIMHPIAVASILAGLRMDAVTIAAGFLHDVVEDTEITLDNLREQFGPEVAALVDGVTKLERIKYKSKEEQLAENHRKMLVAMAQDIRVILIKLADRLHNMRTLKHMSEEKQREISDETLEIFAPLAHRLGIASVKWELEDTSLRYLKPQQYYRIVNLMQKKRAEREEYIDEASEAIKEKLKELHIEAEISGRPKHIYSIYKKMVRQNKQFNEIYDLLALRIIVNDIRDCYAVLGIVHTLWKPMPGRFKDYIAMPKPNMYQSLHTTVIGPKGEPLEVQIRTWDMHRTAEIGIAAHWAYKEGKGVVQGSFEERLGSLREIIQGGQEEAPNAQEFIETLKQDLFSDTVFVFTPKGDVVELPKGSVPLDFAYRIHSAVGNRTIGAKVNGKIVPLDHPLRTGDIVEIMTSKHSYGPSQDWLKIAKSAHARNKIRQWFKKEKREENVAKGQQMVEAEIKARGFDLKDVLTDENLQEASSKFNFQGQDDMFAAVGYGGISAAQIVTRLTEKLRRDREEQQTVADLKPPGTTDKQYGRRDSGVRVKGTDNLLTRLSRCCTPVPGDDIIGFITRGRGISIHRRDCPNIMTETCTERLIDVDWEGDLSQNYNVDIEITGHDRSGLLNDVLQTVAATKTNITAVSGKADKNRVATIHMTIAIHNLDHLKKVVEHIKGIKDIYSVRRILNT, from the coding sequence ATGACAACGGGCATCGATGAGGTTATCAAAAAAGCGGCGACTTATCTGTCGGAAGCAGACGTCCAACTCTTGGAACGCGCCTATCGATTTGCGGAAAAGGCGCACGAGGGACAGCTGCGCAAATCAGGTGTGCCCTATATCATGCATCCAATCGCAGTAGCCAGTATTCTTGCCGGCCTGCGGATGGATGCCGTAACGATAGCGGCTGGTTTTTTGCATGACGTTGTCGAAGATACGGAAATCACCCTCGACAACTTGCGCGAGCAGTTTGGACCGGAAGTAGCCGCGCTTGTCGATGGCGTGACCAAACTGGAGCGAATCAAGTATAAATCCAAGGAAGAACAGTTGGCGGAAAACCACCGCAAGATGCTGGTAGCGATGGCTCAGGACATCCGCGTCATCCTCATCAAGCTGGCTGACCGCCTGCATAATATGCGCACGCTCAAACACATGTCCGAGGAGAAGCAGCGGGAGATTTCCGATGAAACGCTGGAGATCTTCGCCCCTCTTGCACACCGCCTGGGGATTGCCTCGGTCAAGTGGGAGCTGGAGGACACTTCTCTTCGTTATCTGAAGCCCCAGCAGTATTATCGGATCGTCAATCTGATGCAGAAAAAACGGGCGGAGCGGGAGGAATATATCGACGAAGCGTCCGAAGCGATCAAGGAAAAGCTGAAAGAACTGCATATCGAGGCGGAGATCTCCGGCAGACCGAAACACATCTACAGCATTTATAAGAAGATGGTCCGACAAAACAAACAGTTCAACGAGATCTACGACCTGTTGGCATTGCGGATTATCGTCAACGACATCCGCGATTGTTATGCTGTATTAGGTATCGTCCACACGCTGTGGAAGCCGATGCCGGGACGATTCAAGGATTATATCGCCATGCCTAAACCCAATATGTACCAATCTCTGCACACAACGGTGATCGGCCCCAAAGGGGAACCGCTGGAAGTACAGATCCGTACCTGGGATATGCATCGGACGGCGGAGATCGGGATCGCTGCCCACTGGGCATATAAAGAAGGCAAAGGCGTTGTTCAGGGGTCGTTCGAGGAAAGACTGGGCAGCCTGCGGGAGATCATCCAGGGTGGGCAGGAAGAAGCACCCAATGCACAGGAATTTATCGAGACACTCAAGCAGGATCTGTTTTCGGACACGGTCTTCGTCTTTACGCCCAAGGGCGATGTGGTTGAGCTGCCCAAAGGTTCGGTGCCCCTCGATTTCGCTTACCGGATTCACTCGGCAGTGGGCAACCGAACGATCGGTGCCAAGGTAAACGGCAAAATCGTGCCGCTGGATCATCCGCTGCGGACGGGTGACATCGTGGAAATCATGACCTCCAAACATTCGTACGGTCCCAGCCAGGACTGGTTGAAGATCGCCAAATCGGCTCACGCCCGCAACAAGATTCGGCAGTGGTTTAAAAAAGAGAAGCGGGAAGAGAACGTGGCCAAAGGTCAGCAGATGGTGGAGGCAGAGATCAAGGCTCGTGGGTTTGACCTGAAAGACGTGCTGACGGATGAGAACCTGCAGGAGGCTTCTTCCAAGTTTAACTTTCAGGGGCAGGATGACATGTTTGCCGCAGTGGGCTACGGTGGCATTAGCGCGGCTCAAATCGTGACCCGGCTGACGGAGAAACTGCGTCGCGACCGCGAAGAGCAACAGACGGTGGCAGATTTGAAGCCGCCTGGAACGACTGACAAACAGTACGGGCGCCGGGACAGTGGAGTCCGGGTAAAAGGAACTGACAATCTGCTTACTCGTCTCTCCCGCTGCTGTACGCCGGTACCGGGAGATGACATCATTGGCTTCATCACCCGGGGCAGGGGGATTTCCATACACCGCCGTGACTGTCCCAACATCATGACCGAAACCTGTACGGAGCGGTTGATTGATGTCGATTGGGAAGGAGATCTCAGTCAGAACTACAACGTAGATATCGAGATTACGGGCCACGACCGCAGTGGTCTGCTTAATGATGTCCTGCAAACCGTTGCAGCCACGAAAACCAACATTACGGCAGTCAGCGGCAAGGCAGACAAGAATCGGGTGGCCACCATTCATATGACGATCGCAATCCACAACCTTGACCATCTCAAGAAAGTGGTGGAGCACATCAAAGGGATCAAGGATATCTACTCGGTCAGACGAATTCTCAATACCTAA
- a CDS encoding MarR family winged helix-turn-helix transcriptional regulator, producing MDKYVLLKDRLLKLTKKVNSRLYQEFISTGFTVAQILVLKQLGEAPRTIGQISKAVDLSYSTVSGIIDRLEKQGFIERFRDDKDRRVVWIQQTEAAIEKRKNMRVFQEEYYHSLFANLSDDELDKILESLEILMRELDEKVGG from the coding sequence TTGGACAAATACGTCCTTTTAAAAGACCGTCTTTTGAAGCTGACCAAGAAAGTAAACAGCAGGCTGTACCAAGAATTTATCAGTACTGGATTTACTGTTGCGCAGATTCTCGTCCTGAAGCAATTGGGAGAAGCACCAAGAACGATCGGGCAGATCAGCAAAGCGGTCGATCTGAGCTACAGCACTGTTTCCGGGATTATTGACCGCTTGGAGAAGCAAGGCTTCATCGAGCGATTTCGCGACGACAAAGACAGACGCGTCGTCTGGATTCAGCAGACGGAAGCAGCGATAGAAAAGCGCAAAAATATGCGGGTTTTTCAAGAAGAGTACTATCATTCCCTGTTTGCAAATCTGAGTGATGACGAGTTGGACAAAATCTTGGAATCATTAGAAATCCTCATGCGAGAGTTGGATGAGAAAGTCGGGGGTTAA
- a CDS encoding HlyD family secretion protein: MKRKLILYVILLLFVAVIGAIGAYYWYVGEHYVTTEDARVSGDIYRVVAKTSGKLTSLDVAEGDQVVVDQVIGRQETTNLSTDKLDNATLRAPISGTIIKTLVKEGEVVAAGQAVAMIVDDRNLYIDANIEETQLTRLRIGQSVDISIDAYPNQSFTGTVSEIGQATNSTFSLLPSLNTSGNFTKITQRIPVKISLDDQQESHLAPGLSAVIKIIVKGN, from the coding sequence ATGAAGAGAAAGTTGATTCTGTACGTGATCTTGCTGCTGTTTGTCGCTGTGATTGGGGCAATCGGCGCCTACTATTGGTACGTGGGTGAACACTACGTGACCACCGAGGATGCCCGTGTAAGCGGAGACATCTACCGGGTTGTCGCCAAAACCTCGGGCAAACTCACCTCTTTAGATGTGGCGGAGGGTGACCAAGTGGTGGTTGATCAAGTGATTGGCCGCCAGGAAACAACCAATCTTTCTACAGACAAGTTGGACAATGCCACCCTGCGCGCTCCGATCAGCGGTACGATTATCAAAACCTTGGTCAAAGAAGGAGAAGTTGTCGCTGCGGGTCAGGCAGTAGCCATGATTGTAGATGATCGCAACCTCTACATAGATGCCAACATCGAAGAAACACAACTTACCCGGTTGCGGATTGGCCAGTCCGTCGACATCTCCATCGACGCCTATCCAAACCAATCATTCACAGGGACGGTTAGCGAGATCGGACAAGCGACGAACTCCACCTTCTCCCTGCTGCCATCGTTGAATACAAGCGGGAATTTTACAAAAATCACGCAGCGGATTCCCGTCAAAATCTCACTTGATGACCAGCAAGAAAGTCACTTGGCTCCCGGTTTAAGTGCTGTCATCAAAATCATCGTGAAAGGAAACTAG
- a CDS encoding efflux RND transporter periplasmic adaptor subunit — MNKHHFTSTLMWMGLSVLLLLGIAGCQTGSEQTGETVPVVQVKTAADLSHAGYLASGRIVAEQEVVVTAKVPGRAAAVHVEEGSHVKKGDLLIELDQTDYMLQVQQAEAAVAGAQARLADAKAGARTEDINRLESGLSQAQAAHEVAQKNYDRMKTLFEEDAISEAELEKAKLELEKAQTAVQQAKQQLHLIQSGPTSHSLEALTAEVNRAQSALDLATSTLANTRLTAPIDGIVASRSIDAGEMAQAGVPLLKIVQMDRVAVEASVPQEQVHQLHPGSNLNVVVDGLERILAGEVTFISPVSDPNNTTFPIKAKVENKDGMLRAGMVADLYLSKQEESALTLPSTSVIKQGEVTIVYKLDGDTVRETVVAAREQSDGTWLVTSGLKPSDRIVIQPASTLTDGSKVSVK, encoded by the coding sequence ATGAATAAACATCATTTTACCTCCACTCTTATGTGGATGGGTCTTAGTGTCCTCCTGCTGCTGGGTATCGCCGGCTGCCAGACCGGCTCCGAACAAACCGGTGAAACGGTTCCAGTCGTTCAGGTCAAAACAGCTGCCGATCTGTCCCATGCGGGCTATCTGGCCAGCGGGCGGATCGTCGCAGAACAAGAGGTGGTGGTGACTGCTAAAGTTCCCGGTCGCGCCGCTGCGGTTCATGTGGAGGAAGGCAGCCATGTCAAAAAAGGCGATCTGTTGATAGAACTGGACCAAACAGATTATATGCTGCAAGTCCAGCAAGCAGAGGCTGCCGTCGCTGGTGCGCAAGCGCGCCTGGCCGACGCCAAGGCAGGGGCCCGCACGGAAGACATCAATCGCCTGGAAAGTGGTTTGTCGCAAGCGCAAGCCGCACATGAGGTGGCCCAAAAGAATTACGACCGGATGAAGACTTTGTTTGAAGAAGATGCGATTTCGGAAGCCGAGTTGGAAAAAGCAAAGCTAGAGCTGGAGAAGGCACAAACGGCTGTACAGCAGGCAAAACAGCAGCTGCACCTGATCCAGTCAGGACCGACCAGCCATTCCCTAGAGGCATTGACTGCTGAAGTAAACCGCGCCCAGTCTGCACTCGACCTGGCAACCAGCACGCTCGCCAATACACGGCTTACCGCTCCGATTGACGGGATCGTGGCCAGCCGTTCGATTGATGCAGGTGAGATGGCTCAAGCTGGAGTCCCGTTGTTGAAAATCGTACAAATGGATCGAGTAGCGGTGGAAGCCAGTGTTCCTCAGGAGCAAGTCCATCAACTCCATCCCGGCTCCAATCTAAACGTAGTGGTAGATGGCCTGGAACGTATCCTGGCCGGTGAGGTTACGTTTATCAGTCCCGTCTCCGATCCCAACAATACGACCTTTCCGATCAAGGCAAAGGTGGAAAACAAAGACGGAATGCTGCGCGCGGGAATGGTTGCTGATCTGTACTTGTCCAAGCAGGAAGAGAGCGCCCTCACCTTGCCTTCCACGAGCGTGATCAAGCAGGGAGAGGTGACGATCGTCTATAAGCTGGATGGTGACACAGTACGAGAAACAGTGGTTGCAGCACGTGAACAGAGTGACGGTACATGGTTGGTCACCTCTGGTTTGAAACCGAGTGACCGGATTGTGATCCAACCTGCTTCCACACTGACTGACGGCAGCAAGGTATCTGTGAAATGA
- a CDS encoding DHA2 family efflux MFS transporter permease subunit, producing the protein MAEQASALPEQPRQSDGYKWIALIAIILGTFVTVLNNSLINVALPKLVTVFESTMDTIQWVLTGYMLASAVVIPMSAICAERFGYKKVYLLTLALFTLCSLLCGLAWSDTTLILFRIIQGLSGGFIMPIGMAMIYMIMPRQQIGMALGLWGIAAMVAPAVGPTLSGFIIEYFNWRLLFFMNVPIGVFAVVMAWLLLRETEKKPIPFDLPGAVLSVVGFGTLLLALSKGQSEGWDSLYIVMLFAISAFSLILLIWVETGRKNPLMELSLFRIPAFTISTIASGMVMLGMFGGIFLTPIFLQNIQGLTALQTGLVLMPQSIAMALMMPFSGRLFDRFGVLPLGLIGLSMMGITTFELHRLTVDTPNEWLDMVLVVRGIGIGLCMMPLTTAGMTAVPSAMAGRASSLSNVFRQVMGSLGIAVLTTIMSSRQSFHTASISEHVSLTSDTAQQTIQMLSGMAGQSMNTSSASSVALQIIGGLVQKEAAVRAIADTFLLSSIPIFASLPLVFFLRRRTAKQQADVPVEQG; encoded by the coding sequence ATGGCTGAACAAGCATCCGCCCTTCCCGAACAACCGAGACAATCTGACGGCTACAAGTGGATCGCCCTGATCGCGATCATCCTCGGCACCTTTGTCACAGTGCTGAACAACAGCCTGATCAATGTTGCGCTGCCCAAGCTGGTCACCGTATTTGAATCGACGATGGACACCATCCAGTGGGTCCTCACCGGATACATGCTGGCTTCCGCCGTCGTCATTCCCATGAGTGCCATATGTGCCGAACGATTTGGCTACAAGAAAGTGTATCTGCTCACACTGGCCCTGTTTACCTTATGTTCCCTCTTGTGCGGGCTGGCTTGGAGCGACACCACGCTGATTCTCTTCCGGATCATACAGGGATTGAGCGGAGGATTCATCATGCCGATCGGGATGGCCATGATTTACATGATCATGCCCCGTCAGCAGATTGGGATGGCGCTTGGTCTATGGGGAATCGCTGCGATGGTCGCCCCTGCAGTAGGCCCGACATTAAGCGGCTTTATCATCGAGTATTTCAATTGGCGCCTGCTCTTCTTTATGAACGTACCGATCGGCGTGTTTGCCGTTGTGATGGCGTGGCTGCTGCTGCGGGAAACGGAAAAAAAGCCGATCCCGTTCGATTTGCCTGGCGCCGTGCTGTCGGTAGTTGGCTTTGGAACCCTGTTGCTGGCACTGAGCAAAGGGCAATCCGAAGGCTGGGATTCGCTGTATATCGTAATGCTGTTTGCGATTTCCGCTTTTAGTCTGATCCTGTTAATCTGGGTGGAGACGGGGCGCAAGAATCCACTTATGGAACTCAGCCTGTTTAGGATCCCGGCGTTTACGATTAGCACGATCGCCTCCGGGATGGTCATGCTGGGGATGTTTGGGGGGATCTTCCTCACTCCGATTTTCCTGCAAAACATCCAAGGACTGACGGCGCTGCAAACAGGCTTGGTCCTGATGCCGCAATCGATTGCAATGGCGCTGATGATGCCGTTCAGCGGCAGGCTGTTCGACCGATTTGGCGTCCTGCCGCTCGGACTGATCGGGCTCAGCATGATGGGCATTACCACTTTTGAACTGCATCGGTTGACGGTTGACACGCCGAATGAATGGCTGGACATGGTTCTGGTCGTGCGCGGCATTGGCATAGGCCTCTGTATGATGCCGCTGACCACGGCTGGGATGACGGCGGTACCCAGTGCGATGGCTGGCCGTGCTTCATCCCTGTCCAATGTGTTCCGACAGGTGATGGGTTCCCTTGGTATCGCCGTTTTGACGACAATCATGTCGTCCCGCCAATCGTTTCATACAGCGAGCATCAGCGAACATGTTTCGCTTACTTCCGACACGGCTCAGCAAACGATCCAGATGCTCTCCGGCATGGCCGGTCAAAGCATGAACACATCCAGTGCCAGCAGTGTGGCGCTGCAGATCATAGGCGGGTTGGTCCAGAAAGAAGCGGCAGTCAGAGCGATCGCCGATACCTTTCTGCTCTCTTCCATTCCGATTTTTGCTTCGCTACCGCTCGTCTTCTTTTTGCGGCGGCGCACGGCCAAACAACAAGCGGACGTGCCTGTGGAGCAGGGATAG